In the Sinorhizobium arboris LMG 14919 genome, one interval contains:
- a CDS encoding MBL fold metallo-hydrolase, which yields MPAAATARPSVKGFYEARSGSIQYVVADPLTKRCAIIDPVLDFDEKSGSIKTEQADLILGHIAENGLTVEWILDTHPHADHFSAAAYLKEKTEAPTGIGCEVVRVQELWKKIYNWPELATDGSQWDHLFADGERFFLGSLEGRVIYSPGHTLASITYVIADAAFVHDTIFMPDGGTARADFPGGDARQLWRSIGAILALPDETRVFTGHDYRPNGREPRWESTVGEEKRCNPHVAGMSEDAFVKLREARDRTLPMPKLILHALQVNVRGGRLPEPEANGARYLKFPLNALNGAAWG from the coding sequence ATGCCTGCAGCGGCGACGGCACGACCAAGTGTCAAAGGCTTCTACGAAGCCCGCTCGGGGAGCATCCAATATGTCGTTGCAGATCCACTGACGAAACGCTGTGCGATCATCGACCCGGTGCTCGACTTCGACGAGAAGTCAGGATCGATCAAGACCGAGCAGGCGGACTTGATCCTCGGCCATATCGCCGAAAATGGCCTGACGGTCGAATGGATCCTGGACACCCATCCCCATGCGGATCATTTTTCAGCCGCCGCATATTTGAAGGAGAAGACGGAGGCCCCGACGGGTATCGGATGCGAGGTGGTCCGCGTCCAGGAGCTCTGGAAGAAGATCTACAACTGGCCGGAGCTTGCGACGGACGGCTCGCAATGGGATCACCTTTTCGCGGACGGCGAGCGCTTTTTCCTCGGTTCGCTCGAAGGCCGCGTGATCTATTCGCCGGGCCACACACTTGCTTCGATCACCTATGTCATCGCCGACGCGGCCTTCGTGCATGACACGATCTTCATGCCGGACGGCGGAACCGCGCGCGCGGACTTTCCAGGAGGGGACGCGCGTCAACTGTGGCGCTCCATAGGCGCAATTCTCGCCCTGCCGGATGAAACCCGCGTTTTCACCGGCCATGACTACCGGCCGAACGGGCGTGAGCCGCGCTGGGAAAGCACGGTCGGCGAAGAGAAGCGCTGCAATCCGCATGTTGCCGGCATGAGCGAGGATGCCTTCGTCAAGCTGCGAGAGGCGCGCGACCGCACGCTGCCGATGCCCAAGCTGATCCTGCATGCGCTTCAGGTCAATGTCCGCGGCGGCCGCTTACCGGAACCGGAGGCCAACGGCGCTCGTTACCTGAAGTTTCCACTCAACGCGCTCAATGGAGCGGCGTGGGGCTGA